The following are encoded together in the Malaya genurostris strain Urasoe2022 chromosome 3, Malgen_1.1, whole genome shotgun sequence genome:
- the LOC131436027 gene encoding dynamin-like 120 kDa protein, mitochondrial isoform X2 — protein MAQLLRGKSSIDLHFRNIRPAAYALSHVNFSGFSYGSGHSRQNFYFRQHQNFLRRPKFGGYQYYRGYGMFVGRVLRGILKLRYLVLGGAIGGGVTLNKRFEEWKDGLPDMKWLEEVMPDNEKWGQFTKSLLAMKDSVKDSIEIDPRLKQLSEHKINEWRQWFDQRLDNAIEAAETQQNPQIESSFQNLSDFITELYGATKEELRNQNTVNAKTLTTEESRKRVETLQTQVDSLQTEIMNVQLKYQREIEKLEKENRDLRQQFLILKTNRKQPMKKRIKKSLIDMYSEVLDELSGYDTSYSTADHLPRVVVVGDQSSGKTSVLEAIAQARIFPRGSGEMMTRAPVKVTLSEGPYHVAQFRDSDREYDLTLERDLAELRRDVEIRMRNSVRGGKTVSNDVISMTVKGPGLQRMVLVDLPGIISTQTVDMAADTKDSIKHMTEHYMSNPNAIILCIQDGSVDAERSNVTDLVSQCDPLGKRTIFVLTKVDLAEDLADPNRIRKILSGKLFPMKALGYFAVVTGRGRKDDSIETIREYEEKFFKNSKLFQSGVTMSHQVTTRNLSLAVADRFWKMVRETIEQQADAFKATRFNLETEWKNNFPRLRESGRDELFDKAKGEVLDEVVNLSQVSAKKWEELLNNKLWEKLSNYVFENVYLPAAQSGSQNSFNTMVDIKLRQWAEQALPAKSVEAGWEALQKEFQHLMEIARKTPDHDDLYDNLKSAVIDEAIRRHSWEDKAIDMLRVIQLNTLEDRSVHDKHEWDQAVRFLETSVKEKLELTEHTISEMFGPSTTQKWLQWRSSTEEQNKRKYVKGELDKILSSDLKHSPTLSYDELTTVRKNLQRNNVEVETDYIRETWYPIYRRHFLKQALNQAYDCRKAYYLYSQQGTECEVNCSDVVLFWRIQQVIKVTANALRQQVINREARRLDKEIKEVLDEYGEDDDKKQQLLTGKRVTLAEELIRVRHIQEKLEEFINALNQEK, from the exons ATGGCTCAACTTTTGCGTGGAAAATCAAG TATCGATTTACATTTCAGAAATATCCGACCTGCGGCGTATGCCCTAAGTCATGTAAATTTCTCTGGCTTTAGTTACGGCAGTGGCCACAGTCGACAAAATTTTTACTTTCGACAGCACCAGAACTTCCTTCGACGGCCCAAATTTGGTGGCTATCAATATTACCGGGGGTACGGAATGTTTGTCGGAAGAGTTCTTCGAGGGATTCTGAAGCTTCGCTACCTGGTGTTAGGCGGTGCGATCGGAGGTGGAGTAACTCTGAACAAACGCTTTGAAGAATGGAAGGATGGGCTACCGGATATGAAGTGGCTCGAGGAGGTGATGCCTGACAATGAAAAGTGGGGACAATTTACGAAAAGCTTGCTTGCGATGAAAGATTCCGTTAAGGATTCCATCGAAATCG ATCCGCGTCTGAAGCAACTGAGCGAGCATAAGATCAACGAGTGGCGTCAATGGTTTGATCAACGGTTGGATAATGCAATAGAGGCAGCTGAAACTCAGCAGAATCCCCAAATCGAAA GTTCCTTCCAGAATCTATCTGATTTCATTACTGAATTATATGGAG CCACCAAAGAAGAACTTCGGAATCAAAACACCGTAAACGCGAAAACACTTACGACAGAGGAAAGCCGGAAACGGGTAGAAACCTTACAAACTCAGGTTGACTCTCTGCAAACCGAAATAATGAATGTCCAACTTAAGTACCAGCGAGAAATCGAAAAACTAGAGAAGGAAAATCGAGACCTTCGCCAGCAATTTCTGATCCTGAAAACGAATAGGAAGCAACCAATGAAGAAGCGCATTAAAAAATCACTGATCGACATGTACTCGGAAGTGTTGGACGAATTATCGGGGTACGATACAAGCTACAGCACGGCAGATCATTTACCTCGAGTTGTGGTCGTTGGTGATCAAAGCAGTGGTAAAACTTCGGTGCTAGAAGCTATTGCACAAGCTCGTATTTTTCCTCGCGGCAGCGGAGAAATGATGACCAGAGCTCCGGTGAAGGTTACTCTGTCGGAAGGTCCCTACCATGTGGCGCAGTTTCGAGACTCCGATCGGGAGTACGATCTAACTTTGGAGCGAGACCTAGCTGAATTGCGCCGGGACGTAGAAATTCGAATGAGAAATTCTGTACGAGGAGGGAAAACCGTTAGCAACGATGTGATTTCAATGACGGTAAAAGGACCGGGTCTTCAGCGGATGGTTCTAGTAGATCTACCTGGTATTATTTCAACGCAGACTGTAGATATGGCGGCCGACACAAAAGATTCAATTAAGCACATGACTGAGCATTACATGAGTAATCCGAATGCAATTATTTTGTGCATACAG GATGGTTCTGTCGATGCCGAGCGTAGCAATGTAACTGATCTGGTATCCCAGTGTGATCCACTTGGAAAACGAACTATTTTTGTTTTGACCAAAGTTGACTTGGCTGAAGATTTAGCGGATCCGAATAGGATCAGGAAAATTCTTTCAGGAAAACTATTCCCCATGAAGGCTCTTGGATATTTCGCCGTTGTTACTGGTCGAGGTCGCAAAGACGATTCAATTGAAACGATTCGAGAatatgaagaaaaattcttcaaaaactcTAAACTGTTTCA AAGCGGTGTCACCATGTCACATCAGGTCACAACACGGAACCTCAGCCTCGCAGTAGCCGACCGCTTCTGGAAGATGGTCCGTGAAACCATTGAACAGCAGGCGGATGCATTCAAAGCTACAAGGTTCAATTTGGAGACGGAATGGAAAAATAATTTCCCTAG GCTGCGGGAGTCCGGTCGAGATGAATTATTCGACAAAGCAAAGGGGGAAGTCTTGGATGAAGTTGTAAACTTGTCACAGGTTTCGGCTAAAAAGTGGGAAGAACTTCTGAACAACAAACTATGGGAAAAGCTATCAAACTACGTATTCGAGAATGTATATCTGCCAGCAGCACAATCCGGGTCACAGA ATTCTTTCAACACCATGGTGGATATCAAGCTTCGGCAGTGGGCTGAACAAGCTTTACCGGCTAAATCCGTAGAAGCTGGCTGGGAAGCATTGCAGAAAGAATTTCAACACCTAATggaaattgctcgaaaaacacCGGACCATGACGACTTGTACGACAATCTGAAAAGTGCCGTAATAGATGAAGCGATTCGGCGTCACTCTTGGGAAGATAAAGCAATCGACATGCTTCGGGTCATACAACTAAATACGCTCGAAGATCGCAGTGTGCATGACAAGCATGAGTGGGATCAGGCAGTCCGGTTCCTGGAAACATCGGTCAAGGAAAAACTGGAACTGACGGAACACACGATTAGTGAAATGTTCGGCCCATCAACAACGCAAAAATGGCTACAGTGGCGCTCATCTACTGAAGagcaaaataaacgaaaatacgTCAAAGGTGAACTGGATAAAATTCTTTCCAGTGATTTGAAGCATTCTCCCACCTTGAGCTACGATGAACTGACAACGGTGAGAAAAAATCTTCAACGAAACAATGTCGAAGTAGAAACTGATTATATCCGAGAAACGTGGTATCCGATCTATAGAAG ACACTTCCTGAAGCAAGCGCTAAACCAAGCATACGACTGCCGGAAAGCGTACTACCTGTACTCCCAACAAGGTACCGAATGTGAGGTCAATTGTAGTGATGTAGTGCTCTTTTGGCGCATCCAACAAGTGATAAAGGTAACGGCCAACGCTTTACGGCAACAGGTCATTAACCGGGAAGCTCGCCGATTGGATAAAGAAATTAAGGAAGTTCTCGACGAATACGGCGAAGACGATGACAAAAAACAGCAACTCTTAACGGGAAAACGAGTAACCCTGGCAGAAGAACTAA TTCGTGTGCGGCACATCCAGGAGAAACTGGAAGAATTTATAAATGCTCTCAATCAGGAAAAATGA
- the LOC131436027 gene encoding dynamin-like 120 kDa protein, mitochondrial isoform X1, translated as MAQLLRGKSSIDLHFRNIRPAAYALSHVNFSGFSYGSGHSRQNFYFRQHQNFLRRPKFGGYQYYRGYGMFVGRVLRGILKLRYLVLGGAIGGGVTLNKRFEEWKDGLPDMKWLEEVMPDNEKWGQFTKSLLAMKDSVKDSIEIDPRLKQLSEHKINEWRQWFDQRLDNAIEAAETQQNPQIESSFQNLSDFITELYGATKEELRNQNTVNAKTLTTEESRKRVETLQTQVDSLQTEIMNVQLKYQREIEKLEKENRDLRQQFLILKTNRKQPMKKRIKKSLIDMYSEVLDELSGYDTSYSTADHLPRVVVVGDQSSGKTSVLEAIAQARIFPRGSGEMMTRAPVKVTLSEGPYHVAQFRDSDREYDLTLERDLAELRRDVEIRMRNSVRGGKTVSNDVISMTVKGPGLQRMVLVDLPGIISTQTVDMAADTKDSIKHMTEHYMSNPNAIILCIQDGSVDAERSNVTDLVSQCDPLGKRTIFVLTKVDLAEDLADPNRIRKILSGKLFPMKALGYFAVVTGRGRKDDSIETIREYEEKFFKNSKLFQSGVTMSHQVTTRNLSLAVADRFWKMVRETIEQQADAFKATRFNLETEWKNNFPRLRESGRDELFDKAKGEVLDEVVNLSQVSAKKWEELLNNKLWEKLSNYVFENVYLPAAQSGSQTDSFNTMVDIKLRQWAEQALPAKSVEAGWEALQKEFQHLMEIARKTPDHDDLYDNLKSAVIDEAIRRHSWEDKAIDMLRVIQLNTLEDRSVHDKHEWDQAVRFLETSVKEKLELTEHTISEMFGPSTTQKWLQWRSSTEEQNKRKYVKGELDKILSSDLKHSPTLSYDELTTVRKNLQRNNVEVETDYIRETWYPIYRRHFLKQALNQAYDCRKAYYLYSQQGTECEVNCSDVVLFWRIQQVIKVTANALRQQVINREARRLDKEIKEVLDEYGEDDDKKQQLLTGKRVTLAEELIRVRHIQEKLEEFINALNQEK; from the exons ATGGCTCAACTTTTGCGTGGAAAATCAAG TATCGATTTACATTTCAGAAATATCCGACCTGCGGCGTATGCCCTAAGTCATGTAAATTTCTCTGGCTTTAGTTACGGCAGTGGCCACAGTCGACAAAATTTTTACTTTCGACAGCACCAGAACTTCCTTCGACGGCCCAAATTTGGTGGCTATCAATATTACCGGGGGTACGGAATGTTTGTCGGAAGAGTTCTTCGAGGGATTCTGAAGCTTCGCTACCTGGTGTTAGGCGGTGCGATCGGAGGTGGAGTAACTCTGAACAAACGCTTTGAAGAATGGAAGGATGGGCTACCGGATATGAAGTGGCTCGAGGAGGTGATGCCTGACAATGAAAAGTGGGGACAATTTACGAAAAGCTTGCTTGCGATGAAAGATTCCGTTAAGGATTCCATCGAAATCG ATCCGCGTCTGAAGCAACTGAGCGAGCATAAGATCAACGAGTGGCGTCAATGGTTTGATCAACGGTTGGATAATGCAATAGAGGCAGCTGAAACTCAGCAGAATCCCCAAATCGAAA GTTCCTTCCAGAATCTATCTGATTTCATTACTGAATTATATGGAG CCACCAAAGAAGAACTTCGGAATCAAAACACCGTAAACGCGAAAACACTTACGACAGAGGAAAGCCGGAAACGGGTAGAAACCTTACAAACTCAGGTTGACTCTCTGCAAACCGAAATAATGAATGTCCAACTTAAGTACCAGCGAGAAATCGAAAAACTAGAGAAGGAAAATCGAGACCTTCGCCAGCAATTTCTGATCCTGAAAACGAATAGGAAGCAACCAATGAAGAAGCGCATTAAAAAATCACTGATCGACATGTACTCGGAAGTGTTGGACGAATTATCGGGGTACGATACAAGCTACAGCACGGCAGATCATTTACCTCGAGTTGTGGTCGTTGGTGATCAAAGCAGTGGTAAAACTTCGGTGCTAGAAGCTATTGCACAAGCTCGTATTTTTCCTCGCGGCAGCGGAGAAATGATGACCAGAGCTCCGGTGAAGGTTACTCTGTCGGAAGGTCCCTACCATGTGGCGCAGTTTCGAGACTCCGATCGGGAGTACGATCTAACTTTGGAGCGAGACCTAGCTGAATTGCGCCGGGACGTAGAAATTCGAATGAGAAATTCTGTACGAGGAGGGAAAACCGTTAGCAACGATGTGATTTCAATGACGGTAAAAGGACCGGGTCTTCAGCGGATGGTTCTAGTAGATCTACCTGGTATTATTTCAACGCAGACTGTAGATATGGCGGCCGACACAAAAGATTCAATTAAGCACATGACTGAGCATTACATGAGTAATCCGAATGCAATTATTTTGTGCATACAG GATGGTTCTGTCGATGCCGAGCGTAGCAATGTAACTGATCTGGTATCCCAGTGTGATCCACTTGGAAAACGAACTATTTTTGTTTTGACCAAAGTTGACTTGGCTGAAGATTTAGCGGATCCGAATAGGATCAGGAAAATTCTTTCAGGAAAACTATTCCCCATGAAGGCTCTTGGATATTTCGCCGTTGTTACTGGTCGAGGTCGCAAAGACGATTCAATTGAAACGATTCGAGAatatgaagaaaaattcttcaaaaactcTAAACTGTTTCA AAGCGGTGTCACCATGTCACATCAGGTCACAACACGGAACCTCAGCCTCGCAGTAGCCGACCGCTTCTGGAAGATGGTCCGTGAAACCATTGAACAGCAGGCGGATGCATTCAAAGCTACAAGGTTCAATTTGGAGACGGAATGGAAAAATAATTTCCCTAG GCTGCGGGAGTCCGGTCGAGATGAATTATTCGACAAAGCAAAGGGGGAAGTCTTGGATGAAGTTGTAAACTTGTCACAGGTTTCGGCTAAAAAGTGGGAAGAACTTCTGAACAACAAACTATGGGAAAAGCTATCAAACTACGTATTCGAGAATGTATATCTGCCAGCAGCACAATCCGGGTCACAGA CAGATTCTTTCAACACCATGGTGGATATCAAGCTTCGGCAGTGGGCTGAACAAGCTTTACCGGCTAAATCCGTAGAAGCTGGCTGGGAAGCATTGCAGAAAGAATTTCAACACCTAATggaaattgctcgaaaaacacCGGACCATGACGACTTGTACGACAATCTGAAAAGTGCCGTAATAGATGAAGCGATTCGGCGTCACTCTTGGGAAGATAAAGCAATCGACATGCTTCGGGTCATACAACTAAATACGCTCGAAGATCGCAGTGTGCATGACAAGCATGAGTGGGATCAGGCAGTCCGGTTCCTGGAAACATCGGTCAAGGAAAAACTGGAACTGACGGAACACACGATTAGTGAAATGTTCGGCCCATCAACAACGCAAAAATGGCTACAGTGGCGCTCATCTACTGAAGagcaaaataaacgaaaatacgTCAAAGGTGAACTGGATAAAATTCTTTCCAGTGATTTGAAGCATTCTCCCACCTTGAGCTACGATGAACTGACAACGGTGAGAAAAAATCTTCAACGAAACAATGTCGAAGTAGAAACTGATTATATCCGAGAAACGTGGTATCCGATCTATAGAAG ACACTTCCTGAAGCAAGCGCTAAACCAAGCATACGACTGCCGGAAAGCGTACTACCTGTACTCCCAACAAGGTACCGAATGTGAGGTCAATTGTAGTGATGTAGTGCTCTTTTGGCGCATCCAACAAGTGATAAAGGTAACGGCCAACGCTTTACGGCAACAGGTCATTAACCGGGAAGCTCGCCGATTGGATAAAGAAATTAAGGAAGTTCTCGACGAATACGGCGAAGACGATGACAAAAAACAGCAACTCTTAACGGGAAAACGAGTAACCCTGGCAGAAGAACTAA TTCGTGTGCGGCACATCCAGGAGAAACTGGAAGAATTTATAAATGCTCTCAATCAGGAAAAATGA
- the LOC131436027 gene encoding dynamin-like 120 kDa protein, mitochondrial isoform X3: MAQLLRGKSSIDLHFRNIRPAAYALSHVNFSGFSYGSGHSRQNFYFRQHQNFLRRPKFGGYQYYRGYGMFVGRVLRGILKLRYLVLGGAIGGGVTLNKRFEEWKDGLPDMKWLEEVMPDNEKWGQFTKSLLAMKDSVKDSIEIDPRLKQLSEHKINEWRQWFDQRLDNAIEAAETQQNPQIETTKEELRNQNTVNAKTLTTEESRKRVETLQTQVDSLQTEIMNVQLKYQREIEKLEKENRDLRQQFLILKTNRKQPMKKRIKKSLIDMYSEVLDELSGYDTSYSTADHLPRVVVVGDQSSGKTSVLEAIAQARIFPRGSGEMMTRAPVKVTLSEGPYHVAQFRDSDREYDLTLERDLAELRRDVEIRMRNSVRGGKTVSNDVISMTVKGPGLQRMVLVDLPGIISTQTVDMAADTKDSIKHMTEHYMSNPNAIILCIQDGSVDAERSNVTDLVSQCDPLGKRTIFVLTKVDLAEDLADPNRIRKILSGKLFPMKALGYFAVVTGRGRKDDSIETIREYEEKFFKNSKLFQSGVTMSHQVTTRNLSLAVADRFWKMVRETIEQQADAFKATRFNLETEWKNNFPRLRESGRDELFDKAKGEVLDEVVNLSQVSAKKWEELLNNKLWEKLSNYVFENVYLPAAQSGSQTDSFNTMVDIKLRQWAEQALPAKSVEAGWEALQKEFQHLMEIARKTPDHDDLYDNLKSAVIDEAIRRHSWEDKAIDMLRVIQLNTLEDRSVHDKHEWDQAVRFLETSVKEKLELTEHTISEMFGPSTTQKWLQWRSSTEEQNKRKYVKGELDKILSSDLKHSPTLSYDELTTVRKNLQRNNVEVETDYIRETWYPIYRRHFLKQALNQAYDCRKAYYLYSQQGTECEVNCSDVVLFWRIQQVIKVTANALRQQVINREARRLDKEIKEVLDEYGEDDDKKQQLLTGKRVTLAEELIRVRHIQEKLEEFINALNQEK; encoded by the exons ATGGCTCAACTTTTGCGTGGAAAATCAAG TATCGATTTACATTTCAGAAATATCCGACCTGCGGCGTATGCCCTAAGTCATGTAAATTTCTCTGGCTTTAGTTACGGCAGTGGCCACAGTCGACAAAATTTTTACTTTCGACAGCACCAGAACTTCCTTCGACGGCCCAAATTTGGTGGCTATCAATATTACCGGGGGTACGGAATGTTTGTCGGAAGAGTTCTTCGAGGGATTCTGAAGCTTCGCTACCTGGTGTTAGGCGGTGCGATCGGAGGTGGAGTAACTCTGAACAAACGCTTTGAAGAATGGAAGGATGGGCTACCGGATATGAAGTGGCTCGAGGAGGTGATGCCTGACAATGAAAAGTGGGGACAATTTACGAAAAGCTTGCTTGCGATGAAAGATTCCGTTAAGGATTCCATCGAAATCG ATCCGCGTCTGAAGCAACTGAGCGAGCATAAGATCAACGAGTGGCGTCAATGGTTTGATCAACGGTTGGATAATGCAATAGAGGCAGCTGAAACTCAGCAGAATCCCCAAATCGAAA CCACCAAAGAAGAACTTCGGAATCAAAACACCGTAAACGCGAAAACACTTACGACAGAGGAAAGCCGGAAACGGGTAGAAACCTTACAAACTCAGGTTGACTCTCTGCAAACCGAAATAATGAATGTCCAACTTAAGTACCAGCGAGAAATCGAAAAACTAGAGAAGGAAAATCGAGACCTTCGCCAGCAATTTCTGATCCTGAAAACGAATAGGAAGCAACCAATGAAGAAGCGCATTAAAAAATCACTGATCGACATGTACTCGGAAGTGTTGGACGAATTATCGGGGTACGATACAAGCTACAGCACGGCAGATCATTTACCTCGAGTTGTGGTCGTTGGTGATCAAAGCAGTGGTAAAACTTCGGTGCTAGAAGCTATTGCACAAGCTCGTATTTTTCCTCGCGGCAGCGGAGAAATGATGACCAGAGCTCCGGTGAAGGTTACTCTGTCGGAAGGTCCCTACCATGTGGCGCAGTTTCGAGACTCCGATCGGGAGTACGATCTAACTTTGGAGCGAGACCTAGCTGAATTGCGCCGGGACGTAGAAATTCGAATGAGAAATTCTGTACGAGGAGGGAAAACCGTTAGCAACGATGTGATTTCAATGACGGTAAAAGGACCGGGTCTTCAGCGGATGGTTCTAGTAGATCTACCTGGTATTATTTCAACGCAGACTGTAGATATGGCGGCCGACACAAAAGATTCAATTAAGCACATGACTGAGCATTACATGAGTAATCCGAATGCAATTATTTTGTGCATACAG GATGGTTCTGTCGATGCCGAGCGTAGCAATGTAACTGATCTGGTATCCCAGTGTGATCCACTTGGAAAACGAACTATTTTTGTTTTGACCAAAGTTGACTTGGCTGAAGATTTAGCGGATCCGAATAGGATCAGGAAAATTCTTTCAGGAAAACTATTCCCCATGAAGGCTCTTGGATATTTCGCCGTTGTTACTGGTCGAGGTCGCAAAGACGATTCAATTGAAACGATTCGAGAatatgaagaaaaattcttcaaaaactcTAAACTGTTTCA AAGCGGTGTCACCATGTCACATCAGGTCACAACACGGAACCTCAGCCTCGCAGTAGCCGACCGCTTCTGGAAGATGGTCCGTGAAACCATTGAACAGCAGGCGGATGCATTCAAAGCTACAAGGTTCAATTTGGAGACGGAATGGAAAAATAATTTCCCTAG GCTGCGGGAGTCCGGTCGAGATGAATTATTCGACAAAGCAAAGGGGGAAGTCTTGGATGAAGTTGTAAACTTGTCACAGGTTTCGGCTAAAAAGTGGGAAGAACTTCTGAACAACAAACTATGGGAAAAGCTATCAAACTACGTATTCGAGAATGTATATCTGCCAGCAGCACAATCCGGGTCACAGA CAGATTCTTTCAACACCATGGTGGATATCAAGCTTCGGCAGTGGGCTGAACAAGCTTTACCGGCTAAATCCGTAGAAGCTGGCTGGGAAGCATTGCAGAAAGAATTTCAACACCTAATggaaattgctcgaaaaacacCGGACCATGACGACTTGTACGACAATCTGAAAAGTGCCGTAATAGATGAAGCGATTCGGCGTCACTCTTGGGAAGATAAAGCAATCGACATGCTTCGGGTCATACAACTAAATACGCTCGAAGATCGCAGTGTGCATGACAAGCATGAGTGGGATCAGGCAGTCCGGTTCCTGGAAACATCGGTCAAGGAAAAACTGGAACTGACGGAACACACGATTAGTGAAATGTTCGGCCCATCAACAACGCAAAAATGGCTACAGTGGCGCTCATCTACTGAAGagcaaaataaacgaaaatacgTCAAAGGTGAACTGGATAAAATTCTTTCCAGTGATTTGAAGCATTCTCCCACCTTGAGCTACGATGAACTGACAACGGTGAGAAAAAATCTTCAACGAAACAATGTCGAAGTAGAAACTGATTATATCCGAGAAACGTGGTATCCGATCTATAGAAG ACACTTCCTGAAGCAAGCGCTAAACCAAGCATACGACTGCCGGAAAGCGTACTACCTGTACTCCCAACAAGGTACCGAATGTGAGGTCAATTGTAGTGATGTAGTGCTCTTTTGGCGCATCCAACAAGTGATAAAGGTAACGGCCAACGCTTTACGGCAACAGGTCATTAACCGGGAAGCTCGCCGATTGGATAAAGAAATTAAGGAAGTTCTCGACGAATACGGCGAAGACGATGACAAAAAACAGCAACTCTTAACGGGAAAACGAGTAACCCTGGCAGAAGAACTAA TTCGTGTGCGGCACATCCAGGAGAAACTGGAAGAATTTATAAATGCTCTCAATCAGGAAAAATGA